One Euphorbia lathyris chromosome 1, ddEupLath1.1, whole genome shotgun sequence DNA segment encodes these proteins:
- the LOC136220935 gene encoding transcription factor TRY-like, whose translation MDSRRRRRSAITESDEVSSIEWEFIRMTHQEEDLIYRMHRLVGDRWDLIAGRIPGRKAEEIERFWIMRHTKVFVERCKFARLK comes from the exons ATGGACAGTAGACGCCGCCGAAGATCAGCCATTACTGAGTCTGATG AGGTTAGCAGTATTGAGTGGGAGTTCATAAGGATGACTCACCAAGAAGAAGATCTCATCTATAGAATGCATAGGCTTGTTGGAGATAG GTGGGATTTGATTGCTGGTAGAATTCCAGGCAGAAAAGCTGAAGAAATTGAGAGATTTTGGATAATGAGACATACCAAAGTTTTTGTAGAGAGATGTAAATTTGCAAGGCTAAAGTGA